One genomic region from Frateuria soli encodes:
- a CDS encoding efflux RND transporter periplasmic adaptor subunit, giving the protein MRKHRPWPVLGLAFLLLAGCRGGEPPAPRAPSVQADLASRVVHLQEAPREQAWDGVVEAINQATVSAQTAGRVVELPYDVNDTVPEGAVIVRFTDVEQKSARNRAQAQIAAAQAAYDEAEASYKRVAAIAERGLVARQQLDQERARRDAARAALQAAQAQMREVGQQLDYTVVRAPYAGIVTRRFVQVGESVQPGQPLMAGVSLKDLRVTVQVPQSAVDAIRRLNQAEVLLDDGARRVPATRLTVFPYADPDTHTFSVRLELPGDDTGLYPGMTVKVAFAVGRERRLLVPASALVQRGELQGVYVLGQGAPQLRQVRTGARYGDAVEVLAGLDDGERIALDPAAAARWIGAHRNEAAP; this is encoded by the coding sequence ATGCGCAAGCACCGACCATGGCCGGTGCTGGGTCTGGCGTTCCTGCTGCTGGCCGGCTGCCGCGGCGGTGAGCCGCCGGCGCCGCGCGCGCCATCCGTGCAGGCCGACCTGGCCAGCCGCGTCGTGCACCTGCAGGAGGCCCCGCGCGAACAGGCCTGGGACGGCGTGGTCGAGGCGATCAACCAGGCCACCGTGTCGGCGCAGACCGCCGGGCGCGTAGTCGAGCTGCCGTACGACGTCAACGACACCGTGCCCGAGGGCGCGGTGATCGTGCGCTTCACCGACGTCGAACAGAAGTCCGCACGCAACCGCGCGCAGGCACAGATCGCGGCGGCGCAGGCGGCCTATGACGAGGCGGAAGCGTCGTACAAGCGCGTTGCGGCGATCGCCGAGCGCGGCCTGGTCGCGCGCCAGCAGCTGGACCAGGAGCGCGCCCGACGCGACGCGGCCCGCGCCGCGCTGCAGGCCGCGCAGGCGCAGATGCGCGAGGTCGGCCAGCAGCTGGACTACACCGTGGTGCGCGCGCCGTACGCGGGCATCGTCACGCGTCGCTTCGTGCAGGTCGGCGAGTCGGTGCAGCCGGGCCAGCCTTTGATGGCAGGCGTCTCGCTGAAGGACCTGCGCGTCACCGTGCAGGTGCCGCAAAGCGCGGTCGATGCGATCCGCCGGCTCAATCAGGCCGAAGTGCTGCTGGACGATGGCGCGCGCCGCGTGCCCGCGACGAGGCTGACGGTCTTCCCGTATGCCGATCCGGATACGCACACCTTCAGCGTGCGGCTGGAGCTGCCCGGCGACGACACCGGCCTGTACCCGGGCATGACCGTCAAGGTCGCCTTCGCGGTCGGGCGCGAGCGTCGCCTGCTGGTGCCGGCCTCGGCGCTGGTGCAGCGGGGCGAGCTGCAGGGTGTCTACGTGCTGGGGCAGGGCGCGCCGCAGTTGCGCCAGGTGCGCACCGGTGCGCGCTACGGCGACGCGGTCGAGGTGTTGGCCGGTCTGGACGATGGCGAGCGCATCGCGCTCGATCCGGCCGCGGCGGCGCGCTGGATCGGCGCGCACCGCAACGAGGCGGCGCCGTGA
- a CDS encoding DUF302 domain-containing protein — protein sequence MTPPPLPTIEATAVYYITETAKSFARAAEDLDAAVRRHGFGVLHVHDIGATLRGKGVPFERECKVFEVCNPRQAATVMATDMRLNMALPCRISVYTEDGQTRIGMIEPDHLLGMLSDDPALQPVASEVQAQMRRMIDEAR from the coding sequence TTGACCCCGCCACCCTTGCCGACCATCGAGGCAACCGCCGTGTACTACATCACCGAAACCGCAAAGTCCTTCGCCCGGGCCGCCGAGGACCTGGATGCCGCCGTGCGCCGCCACGGCTTCGGCGTGCTGCACGTGCATGACATCGGCGCCACGCTGCGCGGCAAGGGCGTGCCGTTCGAGCGCGAGTGCAAGGTGTTCGAAGTCTGCAACCCGCGGCAGGCGGCGACGGTGATGGCAACGGACATGCGCCTGAACATGGCGCTGCCCTGCCGTATCTCGGTCTATACCGAAGACGGGCAGACCCGCATCGGCATGATCGAGCCGGACCATCTGCTGGGCATGCTGTCGGACGATCCCGCGCTGCAGCCGGTGGCCAGCGAGGTCCAGGCGCAGATGCGCCGGATGATCGACGAGGCCCGCTGA
- a CDS encoding YgaP family membrane protein, with product MNIDRVVLGFAGSMVLLSVGLGWWVSPAWLWLAVFVGANLLQSSFTGFCPLAMILKGLGFKPGCAFPR from the coding sequence ATGAACATCGATCGCGTCGTACTCGGCTTTGCCGGAAGCATGGTGCTGCTGTCCGTCGGGCTGGGCTGGTGGGTGTCGCCCGCCTGGTTGTGGCTGGCCGTGTTCGTCGGCGCCAACCTGCTGCAGTCCTCGTTCACCGGCTTCTGCCCGCTGGCGATGATCCTCAAGGGGCTCGGGTTCAAGCCCGGCTGCGCCTTCCCCCGTTGA
- a CDS encoding NAD(P)/FAD-dependent oxidoreductase gives MANIIVLGAGLGGTAAAYEIRAALGKEHTVTLVGDGPRFNFTPSNPWLALGSRKREDIGFAIAEPMANHDIRFVEVPAGNVLAAESRVQLRDGRMLDYDYLVIATGPRLAFDEVPGLGPDGHTQSICTAEHAQRAWEAYQAFLAAPGPVVVGAAAGASCFGPAYEFALLLDSDLRKRKLRDRVPITYVTPEPYIGHMGLGGVGDSKGLLERELRQREIKWITSAKVLGAEAGKLRLQEVDARGAPAGESELPFAYAMLLPAFTGVDAVRGIEGLTNPRGFILIDEHQRNPRFRNIFAAGVCVAIPPVEATPVPTGAPKTGFMIESMVTAIAHNLRDEIAGRQADARATWNAVCLADMGDTGAAFVALPQIPPRNVTWAREGKWVHLAKLAFEKYYLHKIRTGNTEPVYEKYVLKLLGIERLKPPVKPSQGDLP, from the coding sequence ATGGCCAACATCATCGTTCTGGGCGCCGGGCTGGGCGGCACCGCGGCGGCCTACGAGATCCGCGCCGCGCTCGGCAAGGAGCACACCGTCACGCTGGTCGGCGACGGGCCGCGCTTCAACTTCACCCCTTCCAACCCCTGGCTGGCGCTGGGCTCGCGCAAGCGCGAGGACATCGGGTTCGCCATCGCCGAGCCGATGGCGAACCACGACATCCGCTTCGTCGAGGTGCCGGCCGGGAACGTGCTGGCGGCCGAGAGCCGGGTGCAACTGCGCGACGGCCGGATGCTCGACTACGACTACCTGGTGATCGCCACCGGTCCTCGGCTGGCGTTCGACGAGGTACCCGGGCTGGGCCCGGATGGGCACACGCAGTCGATCTGCACCGCGGAACACGCGCAGCGCGCCTGGGAGGCCTACCAGGCGTTCCTGGCCGCGCCGGGTCCGGTGGTGGTCGGCGCGGCGGCGGGCGCCAGCTGCTTCGGACCGGCCTACGAGTTCGCGCTGTTGCTGGACTCCGACCTGCGCAAGCGCAAGCTGCGCGATCGGGTGCCGATCACCTATGTCACGCCCGAGCCGTACATCGGCCACATGGGCCTGGGCGGCGTCGGCGATTCGAAGGGCCTGCTGGAGCGGGAGCTTCGCCAGCGCGAGATCAAGTGGATCACCAGTGCCAAGGTACTCGGCGCCGAGGCCGGCAAGCTGCGGTTGCAGGAGGTCGACGCCAGGGGCGCGCCAGCGGGCGAGAGCGAATTGCCGTTCGCCTACGCGATGCTGCTGCCGGCCTTCACCGGCGTGGACGCGGTGCGCGGCATCGAGGGGCTGACCAACCCGCGCGGCTTCATCCTGATCGACGAGCACCAGCGCAACCCGCGCTTCCGCAACATCTTCGCGGCCGGCGTGTGCGTGGCAATTCCGCCGGTGGAGGCCACCCCCGTGCCCACCGGCGCACCCAAGACCGGCTTCATGATCGAGTCGATGGTGACCGCCATCGCGCACAACCTGCGCGACGAGATCGCCGGCCGCCAGGCCGACGCGCGCGCGACCTGGAACGCGGTGTGCCTGGCCGACATGGGCGATACCGGCGCGGCCTTCGTGGCGCTGCCGCAGATCCCGCCGCGCAACGTCACCTGGGCGAGGGAGGGCAAGTGGGTACACCTGGCCAAGCTCGCCTTCGAGAAGTACTACCTGCACAAGATCCGCACCGGCAACACCGAGCCGGTCTACGAGAAATACGTGCTCAAGCTGCTCGGCATCGAACGGCTCAAGCCGCCCGTCAAACCATCCCAGGGAGACCTTCCATGA
- a CDS encoding ArsR/SmtB family transcription factor, with protein MPTTPSIDLSAMHARADEAARLLKALGNPQRLRVLCLLVGGELTVGQIHKALPDLSQSALSQHLARLREEGLVGTRREAQSIHYALEPGPAQAVIETLHGAYCSPPTARRGRRSRPPRQDRDGGD; from the coding sequence ATGCCGACCACCCCGTCCATCGACCTTTCCGCCATGCACGCCCGCGCCGACGAGGCCGCGCGCCTGCTCAAGGCATTGGGGAATCCACAGCGCCTGCGGGTGCTGTGCCTGCTGGTGGGCGGCGAGTTGACGGTGGGACAGATCCACAAGGCGCTGCCGGACCTCAGCCAGTCCGCGCTTTCGCAGCACCTGGCGCGGCTGCGCGAGGAAGGCCTGGTGGGCACGCGGCGCGAGGCGCAATCGATCCATTACGCGCTCGAGCCGGGCCCCGCGCAGGCGGTGATCGAAACGCTGCACGGCGCCTATTGTTCGCCCCCGACCGCTCGCCGTGGCCGTCGAAGCAGGCCGCCGCGGCAGGATCGCGACGGCGGCGATTGA
- a CDS encoding universal stress protein has protein sequence MTELIVTVAEPEREAPLLDYAFSLARQWHAWVTGLCVIPIDAVVMALPDGAGILAAEQRDALADEAWWQQRCKAAAVGGSWEVVCGVYRKVVAERASLADLVIGRLPGWPVSLQDASRRLAESLVHGGCPIILVPDDWVARPAIGHVLLAWNGSAPAARAARAALPLLRMADRVTVLDGTHRPGARIAAPLREWLARQGVPCEWRPFEARGDVGEAIHHEAAGLGVDLLVQGAWGRRRASERLLGGATRHSLRHSRLPLLLAP, from the coding sequence ATGACCGAACTGATCGTTACCGTCGCCGAACCCGAACGCGAGGCGCCCTTGCTGGACTATGCGTTTTCGCTGGCCCGCCAGTGGCACGCCTGGGTCACCGGGCTGTGCGTGATCCCCATCGATGCGGTGGTGATGGCGCTGCCCGATGGCGCCGGCATCCTGGCGGCGGAACAGCGCGATGCGCTGGCCGACGAGGCGTGGTGGCAGCAGCGCTGCAAGGCGGCCGCCGTCGGTGGGAGCTGGGAGGTGGTCTGCGGCGTGTACCGCAAGGTGGTGGCCGAGCGCGCCAGCCTGGCTGACCTGGTCATCGGGCGGCTGCCCGGCTGGCCGGTCAGCCTGCAGGACGCCTCGCGCCGGCTGGCCGAATCGCTGGTGCACGGTGGCTGTCCGATCATCCTGGTACCGGACGACTGGGTCGCGCGGCCGGCGATCGGCCACGTGCTGCTTGCCTGGAACGGCAGCGCGCCGGCGGCCCGTGCCGCGCGCGCCGCACTGCCGCTGTTGCGCATGGCCGACCGGGTGACCGTCCTCGACGGCACGCACCGCCCCGGGGCCAGGATCGCCGCTCCGCTGCGCGAGTGGCTGGCCCGGCAGGGCGTGCCATGCGAGTGGCGGCCGTTCGAGGCCCGCGGCGACGTGGGCGAAGCCATTCATCACGAAGCCGCCGGCCTCGGCGTCGACCTGCTGGTGCAAGGCGCCTGGGGCCGCCGTCGCGCCAGCGAGCGACTGCTCGGCGGCGCCACCCGTCATTCATTGCGGCACAGCCGCCTGCCGCTGCTGCTCGCGCCCTGA
- a CDS encoding ribose-phosphate diphosphokinase, producing MSLLYALPGNAAFARALCRHAGWQRGQLELHRFPDGEALLRLATPPRGAVALVCSLPRPDAKLFPLLAAAATARELGATQVGLVAPYLAYMRQDVRFHPGEAVSARVIGGLLGNAFDWVVTVDPHLHRIHDLAEVFACRTTVVHAAPELAAWIRANVRAPLLVGPDGESAQWVQAVADALGAPCVVAHKQRRGDRDVSVRLPSLARWRGHTPVLLDDIAASGHTLIDTARGLREQLPQPAPVAVVVHGLLGRRSLEGLHGAGIARLVASNTVPGELAAIDVSARVAQAMVATSAKAG from the coding sequence ATGAGCCTTCTGTACGCGTTGCCGGGCAACGCCGCCTTCGCCCGCGCGCTGTGCCGGCACGCCGGCTGGCAGCGCGGCCAGCTGGAATTGCACCGCTTCCCCGACGGCGAAGCGCTGCTGCGACTGGCCACGCCGCCGCGTGGCGCCGTCGCGCTGGTGTGTTCGCTGCCGCGCCCCGACGCCAAGCTGTTCCCGCTGCTGGCCGCCGCGGCCACCGCGCGCGAACTGGGCGCGACGCAGGTGGGGCTGGTCGCGCCGTACCTGGCCTACATGCGCCAGGACGTGCGCTTCCATCCGGGCGAGGCGGTCTCCGCGCGGGTCATCGGCGGCTTGCTCGGCAACGCGTTCGACTGGGTGGTGACGGTCGACCCGCACCTGCACCGCATCCACGACCTGGCCGAGGTATTCGCCTGCCGCACCACGGTCGTCCACGCCGCGCCGGAGCTGGCGGCATGGATCCGCGCGAACGTGCGCGCGCCGCTGCTGGTCGGTCCGGACGGAGAGAGCGCACAGTGGGTGCAGGCGGTCGCCGATGCGCTGGGTGCGCCGTGCGTGGTAGCGCACAAGCAGCGGCGCGGCGACCGTGACGTCAGCGTGCGGCTGCCGTCGCTGGCGCGGTGGCGCGGGCACACGCCGGTGCTGCTGGACGACATCGCCGCCTCCGGGCACACGCTGATCGATACCGCCCGGGGCCTGCGCGAACAACTGCCGCAGCCGGCGCCGGTGGCCGTCGTGGTGCACGGCCTGCTCGGCCGCCGCTCGCTGGAAGGACTGCACGGCGCCGGCATCGCCCGGCTGGTCGCAAGCAACACCGTGCCGGGTGAGCTGGCGGCGATCGACGTCAGCGCCCGCGTCGCCCAGGCCATGGTGGCGACCAGCGCGAAGGCCGGCTGA
- a CDS encoding thymidine phosphorylase family protein, whose protein sequence is MPVAFLPELPFPGERLRPRRIGIDTGGEHVVYLPLGSPACHGEGFGPHSRLQVSIGSRQLMATLAIVHGDVLAPDEVGLSESAWLRLQPAAGEFATLAHPPSVESLSSMRAKLYGRTLTETELRAVVADIAAQRYSNVEMAAFIAACSNDHLSLEEVVALTGAMVDSGARLHWPGAVIVDKHCVGGLPGNRTTPIVVAICTALGLTMPKTSSRAITSPAGTADTMAMLAPVDLDLARMRRTVERTGGCIVWGGAINLAPVDDTLIRIERALDVDSHGQLVASILSKKIAAGSSHVVIDMPVGPTAKVRDARRARTLERMLRSVAGRFGLGLTVLRTDGLQPVGRGVGPALEAHDVLAVLENRPTQPQDLRERALALAAAVIEAGGQGAGTDARAAARECLDSGRAWRQFQAICEAQGGLRTPGVAPHRHPVKAAGAGRVESIDNRRLAQAAKLAGAPLSPLAGLMVDVRVGDPVVAGQPLFTLHAQSPGELGYAMEYVSRHPDIVRLGTGP, encoded by the coding sequence GTGCCCGTCGCCTTCCTGCCCGAGCTGCCGTTCCCGGGCGAACGGCTGCGCCCGCGCCGCATCGGCATCGATACCGGGGGCGAGCACGTGGTCTACCTTCCGCTGGGGTCGCCCGCCTGCCATGGCGAAGGCTTCGGGCCCCACTCGCGCCTGCAGGTGAGCATCGGCAGCCGCCAGTTGATGGCGACGCTGGCGATCGTGCATGGCGACGTGCTGGCACCGGACGAGGTGGGCCTGTCCGAATCGGCCTGGCTGCGGCTGCAGCCGGCGGCGGGCGAGTTCGCCACCCTGGCCCACCCGCCGAGCGTGGAGTCGCTTTCCAGCATGCGCGCCAAGCTGTACGGGCGCACCCTGACCGAGACCGAGCTGCGCGCGGTCGTCGCGGACATCGCCGCGCAGCGTTACTCGAACGTGGAGATGGCCGCCTTCATCGCCGCCTGCAGCAACGATCACCTGTCGCTGGAGGAAGTGGTCGCGCTGACCGGCGCGATGGTCGACAGCGGCGCCCGGCTGCACTGGCCGGGGGCGGTCATCGTGGACAAGCACTGCGTCGGCGGGCTGCCGGGTAACCGCACCACGCCGATCGTGGTGGCCATCTGCACCGCGCTGGGGCTGACCATGCCCAAGACGTCCTCGCGCGCGATCACCTCGCCGGCGGGCACCGCCGACACCATGGCGATGCTCGCGCCGGTGGACCTGGATCTTGCGCGCATGCGCCGCACCGTCGAACGCACCGGCGGCTGCATCGTGTGGGGCGGGGCGATCAACCTGGCGCCGGTGGACGACACGCTGATCCGCATCGAGCGCGCGCTGGACGTCGACAGCCACGGACAACTGGTCGCCTCGATCCTGTCCAAGAAGATCGCCGCCGGCTCGAGCCACGTGGTGATCGACATGCCGGTCGGCCCGACCGCCAAGGTACGCGATGCGCGCCGCGCGCGGACGCTGGAACGGATGCTGCGCTCGGTGGCCGGGCGTTTCGGCCTCGGGCTGACGGTGCTGCGTACCGACGGGCTGCAACCGGTCGGCCGCGGCGTCGGGCCCGCGCTGGAGGCACACGACGTGCTGGCGGTGCTCGAGAACCGGCCGACGCAACCGCAGGACCTGCGCGAGCGCGCCCTCGCGCTCGCCGCGGCGGTGATCGAGGCAGGCGGGCAGGGCGCGGGCACGGACGCGCGCGCGGCGGCGCGCGAATGCCTGGATTCCGGCCGCGCGTGGCGCCAGTTCCAGGCTATCTGCGAGGCACAGGGCGGCCTTCGCACGCCTGGCGTCGCGCCCCATCGCCATCCGGTGAAGGCGGCCGGCGCTGGCCGGGTCGAGTCGATCGACAACCGCCGGCTGGCGCAGGCGGCCAAGCTCGCGGGCGCGCCTCTCTCACCGCTGGCGGGGCTGATGGTCGACGTGCGCGTGGGCGATCCGGTGGTCGCCGGCCAGCCGCTCTTCACCCTGCATGCGCAGAGCCCGGGCGAACTTGGTTACGCCATGGAATACGTCTCTCGCCATCCGGACATCGTCCGCCTCGGAACCGGCCCATGA
- a CDS encoding CBS domain-containing protein, translating into MRAIDIGTRRVIQAGASVTVIEAAGIMRRHQAGCLVVIREQDDHPEPVGIVTDRDLVIRCVAAHFDPATTTLECVMSAPLLSCRPEAAIDEVVDTMHQRGVRRLPLIDATGTLVGIVSTDDVLVALTELADRVNQTLNVQPMLDRAYS; encoded by the coding sequence ATGCGCGCCATCGACATCGGTACCCGCCGGGTCATCCAGGCAGGCGCCTCGGTGACGGTGATCGAGGCCGCTGGCATCATGCGCAGGCACCAGGCGGGCTGCCTGGTGGTGATCCGCGAGCAGGACGACCATCCGGAGCCGGTCGGCATCGTGACCGATCGCGACCTGGTCATCCGCTGCGTCGCCGCGCATTTCGACCCGGCCACGACGACGCTCGAATGCGTGATGTCCGCGCCGCTGCTGAGCTGCCGGCCGGAAGCGGCGATCGACGAGGTCGTCGACACCATGCATCAGCGCGGCGTGCGCCGTCTTCCATTGATCGATGCGACCGGCACGCTGGTGGGCATCGTCAGCACCGACGACGTACTGGTGGCGCTGACCGAGCTGGCCGACCGGGTCAACCAGACACTCAACGTCCAGCCGATGCTCGATCGCGCCTACAGCTAG
- a CDS encoding host attachment protein — protein MNKTWVLVADSEKARLFEFERLHDPWDETACFVNADAPQGPASERPPRVQESVGGARHAIEARTDPKDKAAARFAAALATALRTAHDQQRFQSLVVAAAPRFLGALHREMDKSLQQCVSREIRRNLTTLDSAGVRDYLLD, from the coding sequence ATGAACAAGACCTGGGTGCTGGTGGCCGACAGCGAGAAGGCGCGCCTGTTCGAGTTCGAACGCCTTCACGACCCGTGGGACGAGACGGCCTGTTTCGTCAACGCCGACGCCCCGCAGGGGCCAGCCTCCGAACGGCCGCCGCGGGTGCAGGAAAGCGTCGGCGGCGCGCGACATGCGATCGAGGCGCGTACCGATCCGAAGGACAAGGCCGCCGCGCGTTTCGCCGCCGCGCTGGCCACCGCCCTGCGCACCGCGCACGACCAGCAGCGTTTCCAGTCCCTGGTCGTTGCCGCGGCGCCGCGCTTTCTGGGCGCCCTGCACCGCGAGATGGACAAGTCGCTGCAGCAGTGCGTGAGCCGCGAGATCCGCCGCAACCTGACCACCCTGGACAGCGCCGGCGTGCGCGACTACCTGCTCGACTGA
- a CDS encoding universal stress protein, producing MLEMLVDAGPQAGAAFLETALALASRVDAFACGFQVLPLQPPVAMSFETTLLEAEEQSARARREWWLGQCAHGGVEGEWEVLRGDVPAAIAKRSRLADLVCLEVSVAGGARDAVSAEPDRMLVQAAGPLLLVPSTWRGVAGARVLVAWNGSAEAATAARAALPWLAKASTICVLDGEQASLPGITPSPLPLRAWMSRHGIKAQWEPYDPIRQPEVSIADVANRMGADLLVMGAYGHHWTRAFGRSQMTQTLLSHIDRPILLAH from the coding sequence ATGCTGGAAATGCTCGTCGACGCCGGACCCCAAGCAGGGGCGGCCTTCCTTGAAACCGCGCTGGCGCTGGCCAGCCGCGTGGACGCCTTCGCCTGCGGCTTCCAGGTGTTGCCGCTGCAGCCGCCGGTGGCGATGTCCTTCGAGACGACGCTGCTGGAGGCGGAGGAACAGAGCGCACGCGCCCGCCGCGAGTGGTGGCTGGGGCAGTGCGCGCACGGCGGCGTGGAGGGCGAATGGGAAGTGCTGCGCGGCGACGTGCCCGCGGCGATCGCCAAGCGCTCGCGGCTGGCCGACCTGGTCTGCCTGGAGGTCTCCGTCGCCGGCGGCGCCCGTGACGCGGTGTCGGCCGAGCCGGACCGGATGCTGGTGCAGGCCGCCGGCCCGCTGCTGCTGGTGCCGTCAACCTGGCGGGGCGTCGCGGGCGCGCGCGTGCTGGTGGCGTGGAACGGATCGGCCGAAGCGGCGACCGCCGCCCGCGCGGCACTGCCGTGGCTGGCCAAGGCCTCGACTATCTGCGTGCTCGACGGCGAGCAGGCCAGCCTGCCGGGCATCACCCCTTCGCCGTTGCCGTTGCGCGCGTGGATGAGCCGCCACGGCATCAAGGCGCAATGGGAGCCGTACGACCCGATCCGGCAGCCGGAGGTATCCATCGCCGACGTCGCCAACCGGATGGGCGCGGACCTGCTGGTGATGGGCGCTTACGGCCATCACTGGACCCGCGCCTTCGGTCGCAGCCAGATGACGCAGACGCTGCTCAGCCACATCGACCGGCCGATCCTGCTGGCGCACTGA
- a CDS encoding response regulator yields the protein MSAKDPDKPGVFLRQAHLLVVDDDVEVSALLKRYLSAQSFQVSTVGNGQDMLTRLAAEAIDLVLLDLGLPGEDGLELTRHLHEHWRGPVIIVTGRGDSVDRIVGLEVGADDYVTKPFDLRELLARIRSVLRRTSERPRQAMTRPAVYRFAGYRLELDSRTLVAPSGDCVPLTSGEFGLLRVLVTHANRVLSRDELMNHLYGRDSGPYDRAVDVQIGRLRRKIEPDPAAPVLIKSVRGAGYIFSDTVRQE from the coding sequence GTGTCAGCGAAGGACCCGGACAAACCAGGCGTCTTTCTCCGGCAGGCCCACCTGCTGGTCGTGGACGACGACGTCGAAGTCTCGGCGTTGCTCAAGCGCTATCTCTCCGCCCAGAGCTTCCAGGTGAGCACGGTCGGCAACGGCCAGGACATGCTCACGCGGCTGGCAGCCGAAGCGATCGACCTGGTGCTGCTCGATCTGGGCCTGCCCGGCGAGGACGGCCTGGAGCTGACCCGGCACCTGCACGAGCACTGGCGCGGGCCGGTGATCATCGTTACCGGCCGCGGTGATTCGGTGGACCGCATCGTCGGCCTGGAGGTGGGCGCCGACGACTACGTGACCAAGCCGTTCGACCTGCGCGAACTGCTGGCGCGCATCCGCAGCGTCCTGCGCCGCACGTCCGAGCGCCCGCGCCAGGCGATGACGCGACCGGCCGTCTATCGCTTCGCCGGTTACCGCCTGGAACTGGACAGCCGCACGCTGGTGGCGCCCTCGGGCGATTGCGTGCCGCTAACCAGCGGCGAGTTCGGACTGCTGCGCGTGCTGGTCACCCACGCCAACCGGGTGCTCTCGCGCGACGAACTGATGAATCACCTGTACGGACGCGATTCGGGCCCGTACGACCGCGCGGTGGACGTGCAGATCGGCCGGCTGCGGCGCAAGATCGAGCCGGACCCCGCGGCCCCCGTGCTGATCAAGTCGGTGCGCGGGGCGGGCTACATCTTCAGCGACACCGTCCGCCAGGAATGA